ACAAACTTGCAACGTTATCAGGTATGACACAGTCTACGCTGAATAACATTATGAAGGGGAATACTAAGAATCCCAAACTAAAAACGTTGCATAAATTAGCAATGGGATTAGATATGACGGTTTCTGAACTATTAGATTTTCCAGAAATGAATGAAACGCTTTTTGATGATGAGTAATACTAAATATACCCCTGTAACGTTAATGTTGTATATTTTCATTCGCTATACTTGAGTTAACTATACAAGGTTAATGGAGGAAAGCTATGACTTATTCTGATGTAATTAGATTACGGCTTAAAAATTTATGCGCTGAAAAAAATATATCTATCAATAAACTTGCA
The DNA window shown above is from Enterococcus sp. 4G2_DIV0659 and carries:
- a CDS encoding helix-turn-helix domain-containing protein, with protein sequence MTYSEIIVFRLKKLCEQKGISINKLATLSGMTQSTLNNIMKGNTKNPKLKTLHKLAMGLDMTVSELLDFPEMNETLFDDE